From Rhodovastum atsumiense, a single genomic window includes:
- a CDS encoding dipeptidase yields MSTTEKVLARIDADAADSLARWMDWLRIPSVSAQPAHAADCRRAAEFVAGQLAEIGFTAEVRDTAGHPCVLAHHPGPGGDAPHLLYYGHYDVQPAEPVELWTHPPFEPTVVEGPHGPRVVARGAVDDKGQVAMWLAAFRAWHAETGTLPCRVTALIEGEEEISSLNFKPFVVAHREELKADIAVISDTGMWDIDTPALSTSLRGIVYMQVDLKAANRDLHSGIYGGSALNPINALATALGRLKDGNGRVQLPGFYDGVRDLSPEQAASWTALGFDEKRVLAGLGLSEPYGETDRTALERVWSRPTCDINGIWGGYQGPGSKTVIASEAGAKVSFRLVPGQDPERVAESFKAFMRANVPADAQLSFQTFGCGAGIEIPTDNRFVTAAAAALQEEYGKPAVMIGCGGSIPVVETLQQELGLATVLMGFGLEDDQVHSPNEKFEVKCFHKGTRSHARLLGKLAGR; encoded by the coding sequence ATGAGCACGACCGAAAAGGTCCTCGCGCGCATCGATGCCGACGCCGCGGATTCGCTGGCACGCTGGATGGACTGGCTGCGCATCCCCAGCGTCAGCGCCCAGCCGGCCCATGCGGCGGACTGCCGGCGCGCCGCCGAATTCGTCGCCGGCCAGCTCGCCGAGATCGGCTTCACCGCGGAGGTGCGTGACACCGCCGGTCATCCCTGCGTGCTCGCGCACCATCCCGGCCCCGGCGGCGACGCACCGCATCTGCTGTACTACGGGCATTACGACGTGCAGCCGGCCGAACCCGTCGAACTGTGGACCCACCCGCCCTTCGAGCCGACCGTGGTCGAGGGCCCGCACGGCCCGCGCGTGGTGGCCCGCGGCGCGGTCGACGACAAGGGACAGGTGGCGATGTGGCTGGCCGCCTTCCGCGCCTGGCACGCCGAGACCGGCACCCTGCCCTGCCGCGTCACCGCCCTGATCGAAGGCGAGGAGGAAATCAGCAGCCTCAACTTCAAGCCCTTCGTGGTGGCGCACCGCGAGGAGCTGAAGGCCGACATCGCGGTGATCTCCGATACCGGCATGTGGGACATCGACACCCCGGCTTTGTCCACCAGCCTGCGCGGCATCGTCTACATGCAGGTCGACCTGAAGGCGGCCAACCGCGACCTGCATTCCGGCATCTATGGCGGCTCGGCGCTCAACCCGATCAACGCGCTGGCCACCGCGCTGGGCCGGCTGAAGGACGGGAACGGCCGGGTGCAGCTTCCGGGCTTCTATGACGGCGTGCGCGACCTCTCGCCCGAGCAGGCCGCGTCCTGGACGGCCCTCGGCTTCGACGAGAAACGCGTGCTGGCCGGGCTCGGGCTGTCGGAACCCTATGGGGAGACCGACCGCACGGCGCTGGAACGCGTGTGGTCGCGGCCGACCTGCGACATCAACGGCATCTGGGGCGGCTACCAGGGACCGGGCAGCAAGACCGTGATCGCGTCCGAAGCCGGCGCCAAGGTCAGCTTCCGGCTGGTGCCCGGACAGGACCCCGAGCGCGTCGCCGAAAGCTTCAAGGCGTTCATGCGCGCGAACGTTCCGGCCGACGCGCAGTTGTCGTTCCAGACCTTCGGGTGCGGCGCCGGCATCGAGATCCCGACCGACAACCGCTTCGTCACCGCGGCGGCGGCGGCGCTGCAGGAGGAATATGGCAAGCCGGCCGTCATGATCGGCTGCGGCGGGTCGATCCCGGTGGTCGAGACATTGCAGCAGGAACTGGGACTCGCCACCGTGCTCATGGGGTTCGGCCTGGAAGACGACCAGGTGCACAGCCCCAACGAGAAGTTCGAGGTGAAGTGCTTCCACAAGGGGACCCGTAGCCATGCCCGGCTGCTGGGCAAGCTCGCGGGGCGGTGA
- a CDS encoding cystathionine gamma-synthase family protein: MTDNHSHRDAIGNHRLHPETMMLGYGYDPALSEGAVKPPVFLTSTFVFRSAEDGRDFFDYVSGRREPPGRGSAGLVYSRFNHPNSEIVEDRLAVYEGGESALVFSSGMSAIATTILAYARPGDAILHSQPLYGGTETLLSRTFAGFGIAAEGFADGLSAVAIDEAAARAMARGRVSVILIETPSNPMNTLVDFSLIARTADAIAEKQGARPVVLCDNTLLGPVFQKPLAHGIDISLYSLTKYVGGHSDLIAGAAIGSRERIRPVRLLRGAIGTQLDPHSCWMLGRSLETLSLRMREAARNAALVAEFLGAHPRIRRVHSLGALAEGSAAREVYEAQCSGAGSTFSIEIDGGQAEAFRVLNALRIFRLAVSLGGTESLTCHPATTTHSGVPAEVRAHEGITDGTIRLSIGIEHADDLIADLAQALATLG, from the coding sequence ATGACGGACAACCACAGCCATCGCGACGCCATCGGCAACCACCGTCTGCATCCCGAGACGATGATGCTCGGCTACGGCTACGATCCCGCCCTGTCGGAAGGGGCGGTGAAGCCGCCGGTCTTTCTCACCTCTACCTTCGTCTTCCGGTCCGCCGAGGATGGCCGCGATTTCTTCGACTACGTCTCCGGACGGCGGGAACCGCCGGGGCGTGGGTCGGCGGGGCTGGTCTATTCGCGCTTCAACCACCCCAACAGCGAGATCGTCGAGGATCGGCTCGCAGTCTACGAGGGCGGGGAATCGGCGCTGGTGTTTTCCTCGGGCATGTCGGCGATCGCCACCACCATCCTGGCCTATGCCCGGCCGGGGGATGCCATCCTGCACAGCCAGCCGCTCTACGGCGGCACCGAGACGCTGCTCTCGCGTACCTTCGCTGGCTTCGGCATCGCCGCCGAAGGCTTTGCCGATGGGCTGAGTGCCGTGGCCATCGACGAGGCGGCCGCGCGGGCCATGGCGCGCGGGCGCGTCTCGGTGATCCTGATCGAGACGCCGTCGAATCCCATGAACACGCTGGTCGATTTCTCCCTGATCGCCCGCACCGCCGATGCGATCGCCGAGAAGCAGGGCGCGCGTCCGGTGGTGCTGTGCGACAACACCCTGCTCGGGCCGGTGTTCCAGAAGCCGCTCGCGCACGGCATCGACATCAGCCTTTATTCGCTGACCAAATATGTCGGCGGGCATTCGGACCTGATCGCCGGCGCCGCCATCGGCTCGCGCGAGCGCATCCGGCCGGTGCGGCTGCTGCGCGGGGCGATCGGCACCCAGCTCGACCCGCATTCCTGCTGGATGCTCGGCCGCTCGCTGGAAACCCTGTCGCTGCGCATGCGTGAGGCCGCCCGCAATGCGGCGCTGGTCGCGGAGTTCCTCGGCGCGCATCCGCGCATCCGTCGCGTGCACAGCCTCGGCGCACTGGCCGAGGGCAGCGCCGCGCGTGAGGTCTACGAGGCGCAGTGCAGCGGCGCCGGCTCGACCTTCTCGATCGAGATCGATGGCGGGCAGGCCGAGGCGTTCCGCGTGCTGAACGCACTGCGCATCTTCCGACTCGCGGTGAGCCTGGGCGGCACCGAGTCGCTGACCTGCCACCCCGCCACCACCACCCATTCCGGCGTCCCGGCCGAGGTACGCGCGCACGAGGGCATCACCGACGGCACCATCCGCCTGTCGATCGGGATCGAGCATGCCGATGACCTGATAGCCGATCTGGCGCAGGCGCTGGCAACGCTGGGGTAG
- the glpK gene encoding glycerol kinase GlpK yields MPRDLILALDQGTTSTRTIAFRAPQLAPVATARRDLPQHFPASGWVEHDPEELFTHSVETLREAMAQAGATTGDIAAIGITNQRETTLVWDRATGRPIHKAIVWQDRRTAPLCAALREAGHESLVTRRSGLLLDPYFSATKLSWLLDNVAGAREAAAAGRLAFGTVDTWLLWRLTGGRVHATDATNASRTLLMDITRGCWDPELLDLFRIPAAMLPEIRDSAGLFGVTEAGLLGGEVPVMGIAGDQQAATVGQACFRPGMVKSTYGTGCFLLLHTGDAPVASRARMLTTIALQMDGKRSYALEGAIFVAGAAVQWLRDGLGVLRDAAESGSLAANADPQQQVYMVPAFTGLGAPHWDSEARGALFGLTRATGPAELARAALESVAFQTRDLIEAMRADWTGDAETVLRVDGGMVASDWTMQFLANMLGAPVDRPVVAETTALGAAYLAGFAAGVCPEPEEFARSWALQRRFVPRMDAAERDRRYDGWRDAVRRTLSRA; encoded by the coding sequence ATGCCACGCGACCTGATCCTGGCCCTCGACCAGGGCACGACGTCCACCCGCACCATCGCCTTCCGGGCGCCGCAGCTTGCCCCGGTGGCGACCGCCCGGCGTGACCTGCCGCAGCATTTCCCGGCCTCCGGCTGGGTCGAGCACGACCCGGAGGAGTTGTTCACCCATAGCGTCGAAACCCTGCGCGAGGCCATGGCGCAGGCCGGCGCGACGACCGGCGACATCGCCGCCATCGGCATCACCAACCAGCGCGAGACCACGCTGGTCTGGGACCGCGCCACCGGCCGTCCGATCCACAAGGCGATCGTCTGGCAGGATCGCCGCACCGCGCCGCTCTGCGCCGCCCTGCGCGAGGCCGGGCACGAGTCGCTGGTGACGCGCCGTTCCGGCCTGTTGCTCGACCCCTATTTCTCGGCCACCAAACTGAGCTGGCTGCTCGACAATGTCGCCGGCGCGCGGGAGGCGGCGGCCGCCGGCCGGCTCGCCTTCGGCACAGTGGACACCTGGTTGCTGTGGCGGCTGACCGGCGGGCGGGTGCACGCCACCGACGCCACCAACGCGAGTCGCACCCTGCTGATGGACATCACGCGCGGCTGCTGGGATCCCGAGTTGCTCGACCTGTTCCGCATCCCCGCCGCGATGCTGCCGGAGATCCGCGATTCGGCCGGATTGTTCGGCGTGACCGAGGCCGGGTTGCTCGGCGGCGAGGTGCCGGTGATGGGGATCGCCGGCGACCAGCAGGCGGCGACGGTCGGCCAGGCCTGCTTCCGTCCGGGCATGGTGAAATCCACCTATGGCACCGGCTGCTTCCTGCTGCTGCACACCGGCGACGCGCCGGTCGCCTCGCGGGCGCGCATGCTCACCACCATCGCGCTGCAGATGGACGGAAAACGCAGCTACGCGCTGGAAGGTGCCATCTTCGTCGCCGGCGCCGCGGTGCAATGGCTGCGCGACGGGCTGGGCGTGCTGCGCGACGCCGCCGAAAGCGGCAGCCTCGCCGCGAACGCCGATCCGCAGCAGCAGGTGTACATGGTGCCGGCCTTCACCGGCCTCGGCGCGCCGCACTGGGACAGCGAGGCCCGCGGCGCCTTGTTCGGCCTGACCCGGGCCACCGGCCCCGCCGAACTCGCCCGCGCGGCGCTGGAGAGCGTCGCCTTCCAGACCCGCGACCTGATCGAGGCGATGCGCGCGGACTGGACCGGCGACGCCGAGACGGTGCTGCGCGTCGATGGCGGCATGGTGGCGAGCGACTGGACCATGCAGTTCCTGGCCAACATGCTCGGTGCCCCGGTGGACCGGCCGGTGGTGGCGGAGACCACCGCCCTGGGGGCCGCCTATCTCGCCGGCTTCGCCGCCGGGGTCTGCCCGGAGCCGGAGGAGTTCGCCCGCTCCTGGGCGCTGCAACGCCGCTTCGTGCCGCGCATGGACGCGGCCGAGCGCGACCGCCGCTACGACGGCTGGCGCGACGCGGTGCGGCGCACCCTTTCCCGCGCCTGA